From a single Capsicum annuum cultivar UCD-10X-F1 chromosome 12, UCD10Xv1.1, whole genome shotgun sequence genomic region:
- the LOC107871315 gene encoding probable nucleolar protein 5-2 yields the protein MLVLFETPAGFALFKVLDEGKLSKVEDLWKEFSSTDSARKVVKLKAFSKFENTSEALSAATLLIDSKPSKGLRKFLKAHCDGETLGVADSKLGNAIKEKLQIDCVHNNAVMELMRGVRSQLTELISGLAYQDLTPMSLGLSHSLSRYKLKFSPDKVDTMIVQAISLLDDLDKELNTYAMRVREWYGWHFPELEKIVQDNILYAKAVKLMGDRTNAAMLDFSEILPEEVETELKEAAMISMGTEVSDLDLENIKDLCSQVLSFSEYRSQLYDYLKSRMNTIAPNLTALVGELVGARLIAHGGSLLNLAKQPGSTVQILGAEKALFRALKTKHATPKYGLIYHASLIGQAASKYKGKISRSLAAKTALAIRYDALADSQDNTMGLENRAKLDARLRALEGKELRKSAGSGKGKPKIEFYDKDRKKGLTAPAKAYNPSADSVMCHIENDDKKRSIDEQPSQTQEESVEEAPVTELEKKKKKKKKSAETEDTVVVADGAEPEDTGKEEKKKKKKHADIEVENVEMEQSKKKKRKHADADEDETETTDKKKEKKKKKTEE from the exons ATGTTGGTATTGTTTGAAACGCCGGCAGGCTTTGCCCTTTTCAAAGTTCTGGATGAGGGAAAACTCTCCAAAGTTGag GATTTGTGGAAGGAGTTCTCCTCAACTGATTCTGCCAGAAAA GTTGTGAAGCTAAAAGCTTTCTCTAAGTTTGAGAACACCTCAGAAGCTCTATCAGCAGCTACGCTGTTGATAGATAGCAAGCCCAGCAAAGGACTGCGCAAGTTCTTGAAAGCGCATTGTGATGGTGAAACTTTGGGGGTTGCTGATTCAAAGCTTGGAAATGCAATTAAAGAGAAACTG CAAATTGATTGTGTTCATAATAATGCTGTCATGGAATTGATGAGAGGGGTTAGAAGTCAGTTGACTGAGCTCATTTCTGGTCTTGCGTATCAAGACTTGACTCCAATGAGCTTGGGTTTATCTCACAGTCTTTCAAGATACAAGCTAAAGTTTAGCCCTGACAAG GTGGATACAATGATTGTACAGGCCATTAGCTTGTTGGATGATCTTGATAAAGAGCTAAATACATATGCCATGAGAGTCCGAGAGTGGTATGGTTGGCATTTTCCTGAGCTTGAAAAGATTGTTCAAGATAACATTCTTTATGCCAAGGCTGTTAAGTTGATGGGTGACCGTACCAATGCTGCAATGCTAGATTTCTCTGAG ATACTGCCTGAAGAGGTTGAGACAGAATTGAAAGAGGCAGCCATGATCTCTATGGGCACTGAAGTTAGTGATCTTGATCTGGAGAATATTAAAGATTTATGCAGCCAAGTTCTGTCATTCTCTGAGTACAGATCTCAGTTATATGATTATTTGAAGAGCAGGATGAACACCATTGCCCCAAATCTTACGGCTCTTGTTGGAGAACTTGTTGGAGCTAGACTTATTGCTCATGGTGGTAGCTTGTTAAATCTTGCGAAACAACCTGGAAGTACTGTTCAGATACTTGGTGCTGAAAAAGCTCTTTTCAGAGCTTTGAAGACAAAGCATGCAACTCCAAAATATGGGCTTATATATCATGCATCTTTGATTGGACAGGCAGCATCAAAATACAAGGGTAAAATATCAAGATCTCTTGCTGCAAAAACTGCTTTGGCGATTCGATATGATGCTCTTGCAGATAGTCAAGATAATACCATGGGTTTGGAGAATCGGGCCAAG CTTGATGCACGCTTAAGAGCCTTAGAAGGCAAAGAGTTGAGAAAATCAGCTGGGTCCGGTAAGGGCAAACCTAAGATCGAATTTTATGACAAGGATCGTAAAAAGGGACTGACAGCACCAGCTAAG GCTTACAATCCTTCTGCCGATTCTGTTATGTGCCACATTGAGAATGATGACAAAAAAAGGAGCATAGATGAACAGCCATCTCAAACTCAGGAAGAATCGGTTGAAGAAGCCCCTGTTACTGAattagagaagaaaaagaaaaagaagaagaaatctgCTGAAACAGAGGATACTGTTGTAGTAGCTGATGGTGCAGAACCTGAAGACACTgggaaggaggagaagaagaaaaagaagaaacatgCAGATATTGAAGTAGAAAATGTAGAAATGGAACAAAGtaagaaaaagaagaggaaacATGCTGATGCTGACGAGGATGAAACAGAAACCACggataaaaagaaagagaaaaagaagaagaaaactgaAGAGTAA